A part of Methanohalobium evestigatum Z-7303 genomic DNA contains:
- a CDS encoding cation-translocating P-type ATPase, protein MSGGTKWYQLDYADVFEKLKSSRDGLEQSEAEKRLSTDGYNEVEAKKEHSEIYKFLKQFASPLIYILMAAAIITFFLEKYIDTAVILSVVIANSIIGYIQESKAEHALESLSKMLVPEATVIRDGQRKVIPSKELVVGDVVILESGSRIPADIRLFYVKNLRVDESPLTGESVPVEKKTRAIDEDSIPLGDQINLSFAGTFVSEGLGRGVVIATGEDTEIGKISQSIRESEEISTPLVRKIARFGVFLSVAILAISVFVFFIGLLRGFDAVETFLAAVSLAVAAIPEGLPATITISFAIGIKAMASRNSIIRSLPAVETLGSATVICSDKTGTLTKNQMTVTEIYTATGTTYNVTGSGYSSKGNFILDNETIDPKNDPVLLETLKAGYLCNDASFKDGDVVGDPTEGALMVSALKAGKFYIPRLDIIPFESEKRIMATLNEDSEGNKIIYVKGSPEKIMELSQHKFDGENEIDIDVNALSEIKKSSEEMATQGLRVIGMAYMKVENDRERIDYSDLDNLVFLGLQGIIDPPREEVKESINKCKTAGIRVIMITGDHTLTAHSIARQLGIETEKAVAGSNIDDMTDEQLKDTLKSVSVFARTSPEHKSRIVKLLKSEGDIVAVTGDGINDAPALKNADIGISMGASGTEVAREASDMVLVDDNFASIVAAVEEGRDVYNKIQKLIIWMLPTNGGQALTVVSAIILGITLPLLPLHILWINTITTIGLGVTISAEPRAKGLLDNPPRPTEEPLLTQFIKKRIGFVSILMVSAAFFLFTLEMFSSNELPAARTTALNTIVFIQISYLFNIKSLHGYVFDELFSNKYMLIGIGGVIGLQMLLTYHPFMNLIFDTAPIGLYNWSWIITVAIVVFFIIELEKYVYRWIEKRNT, encoded by the coding sequence ATGAGTGGGGGGACTAAATGGTATCAGTTAGATTATGCTGATGTATTTGAAAAACTGAAGAGCAGTAGAGACGGTCTTGAACAGTCGGAGGCAGAAAAAAGACTTTCTACTGACGGGTACAATGAAGTAGAAGCAAAAAAAGAACATAGTGAGATTTACAAGTTTTTGAAGCAGTTCGCCAGCCCATTGATATATATCCTTATGGCTGCTGCAATAATTACTTTTTTCCTTGAAAAATACATTGATACCGCTGTTATACTAAGTGTTGTTATTGCAAATTCCATTATTGGCTACATTCAGGAGAGTAAAGCTGAACATGCTCTTGAATCATTGTCCAAAATGCTTGTACCTGAAGCTACCGTAATAAGAGACGGTCAGAGAAAGGTAATTCCCAGTAAAGAACTTGTAGTGGGAGATGTAGTCATATTGGAATCAGGTAGCAGAATACCTGCCGATATTAGACTTTTTTATGTAAAAAACCTGAGAGTTGATGAATCACCTCTAACCGGTGAATCCGTACCTGTTGAAAAAAAGACCAGAGCAATTGATGAAGACAGCATTCCGCTTGGCGACCAGATAAATCTGTCATTTGCAGGGACGTTTGTAAGCGAGGGTCTTGGACGTGGTGTAGTAATAGCCACTGGCGAAGATACTGAAATCGGAAAAATATCCCAATCTATAAGAGAGAGTGAAGAAATCTCAACACCCCTTGTCCGAAAAATAGCAAGGTTTGGAGTTTTTCTTTCAGTTGCCATTCTTGCAATATCTGTATTTGTCTTTTTTATAGGATTATTGCGGGGTTTTGACGCAGTTGAGACGTTTCTTGCGGCAGTCAGTCTTGCAGTCGCTGCAATACCAGAAGGTCTGCCTGCTACCATTACTATTTCTTTTGCCATCGGTATTAAAGCAATGGCATCGCGTAATTCCATTATCCGAAGCCTTCCTGCTGTAGAAACACTGGGTTCGGCTACTGTAATATGTTCGGATAAAACAGGAACATTAACCAAGAACCAGATGACTGTTACAGAAATTTATACCGCTACAGGTACAACCTACAATGTTACTGGCTCAGGGTATTCATCAAAAGGAAATTTCATTCTGGACAATGAAACCATTGATCCAAAAAATGATCCGGTGTTGCTGGAAACTCTGAAAGCCGGTTATTTGTGCAATGATGCGTCATTTAAAGATGGAGATGTGGTTGGTGATCCTACAGAGGGGGCTTTAATGGTATCCGCTCTCAAAGCCGGTAAGTTCTACATTCCAAGATTGGATATTATACCATTCGAATCGGAAAAACGCATCATGGCTACTCTAAATGAGGATTCAGAAGGAAATAAGATAATCTATGTAAAAGGGTCACCTGAAAAAATAATGGAACTGTCACAGCACAAATTCGATGGTGAAAACGAGATTGATATTGATGTCAATGCACTGTCCGAGATTAAAAAGAGCTCAGAGGAAATGGCTACCCAGGGACTTCGTGTCATTGGAATGGCATATATGAAAGTAGAAAATGATAGGGAGAGAATCGATTATTCAGACCTTGATAATCTGGTATTCCTCGGATTGCAGGGTATCATAGACCCACCCAGAGAAGAAGTTAAAGAATCAATCAATAAATGCAAAACTGCTGGTATCCGGGTTATCATGATTACCGGAGACCATACATTAACCGCCCACTCAATAGCCCGTCAACTCGGAATCGAAACAGAAAAAGCAGTTGCCGGCAGTAATATTGATGATATGACCGATGAACAGTTAAAAGATACACTTAAAAGTGTTTCTGTTTTTGCCAGAACATCTCCAGAGCACAAATCACGAATTGTAAAGCTTCTTAAATCCGAAGGAGATATTGTAGCGGTAACTGGCGACGGCATAAATGACGCTCCAGCCCTGAAAAATGCAGATATCGGCATATCTATGGGTGCATCAGGTACAGAGGTTGCACGTGAAGCTTCTGACATGGTTCTTGTGGATGACAACTTTGCTTCTATAGTAGCAGCGGTCGAAGAAGGACGTGATGTATACAACAAAATCCAGAAACTGATTATATGGATGCTACCTACCAATGGAGGTCAGGCTCTTACTGTTGTATCGGCTATTATTCTTGGTATCACTCTACCGTTACTTCCGCTGCACATACTCTGGATTAACACTATAACTACTATCGGACTCGGTGTAACAATATCTGCTGAACCCCGAGCAAAAGGTCTGCTGGATAATCCTCCACGACCTACAGAGGAACCTCTTTTAACACAATTCATAAAAAAAAGAATTGGGTTTGTGTCTATACTGATGGTTTCTGCTGCATTCTTCCTGTTTACTCTGGAGATGTTTTCCAGTAATGAATTACCTGCAGCGCGAACTACAGCACTAAACACTATTGTATTTATCCAGATATCCTATCTGTTCAATATCAAATCCCTTCATGGTTATGTATTTGATGAGCTGTTTTCCAACAAATATATGCTTATCGGAATAGGGGGTGTTATCGGACTTCAGATGCTGTTAACTTATCACCCGTTCATGAACCTGATATTTGATACTGCACCTATTGGATTGTACAACTGGTCGTGGATTATAACAGTAGCAATTGTTGTATTCT